A single window of Danio rerio strain Tuebingen ecotype United States chromosome 15, GRCz12tu, whole genome shotgun sequence DNA harbors:
- the kcnj13 gene encoding inward rectifier potassium channel 13 isoform X1 has protein sequence MDSADSLIVRIKQGNRSIERYIKEFLELAPKSSHSDLLLMMFFRGGLLDPVRSQMPPYEEDWNLYRFIEAALLISGSPLSVALKEENPQEGGLSEGQQRGIFSGPADLSKGRRREAGLELRAYPRRAVRRPPFSEPLESLLELCGTPVSAPAPECPPVSAPAPEQDPSPDHNTLPSQTTRRRRHRKRTAHVPERPPVSAPAPERPPVSAPAPERPPVSAPAPERPPVSAPAPERPPVSAPAPERPPVSAPAPERPPVSAPAPERPPVSAPAPERPPVSAPAPERPPVSAPAPERPPVSAPAPERPPVSAPAPERPPVSAPAPERPPVSAPAPERPPVSAPAPERPPVSAPAPERPPVSAPAPERPPVSAPAPERPPVSAPAPERPPVSAPAPERPPVSAPAPERPPVSAPAPERPPVSAPAPERPPVSAPAPERPPVSAPAPERPPVSAPAPERPPVSAPAPERPPVSAPAPERPPVSAPAPERPPVSAPAPERPPVSAPAPERPPVSAPAPERPPVSAPAPERPPVSAPAPERPPVSAPAPERPPVSAPAPERPPVSAPAPERPPVSAPAPERPPVSAPAPERPPVSAPAPERPPVSAPAPERPPVSAPAPERPPVSAPAPERSPMPVPVWLLALPAPPKLLALPAPPRLLALPAPPRLLALPAPPRLLALPAPPRLLGLPAPPRLLGLPAPPRLLGLPAPPRLLGLPAPPRLLGLPAPPRLLGLPAPPRLLGLPAPPRLLGLPAPPRLLGLPAPPRLLGLPAPPRLLGLPAPPRLLGLPAPPRLLGLPAPPRLLALPAPPRLLALPAPPRLLALPAPPRLLALPAPPRLLALPAPPRLLALPAPPRLLALSAPAPERSSMPVPVRLLALPAPLKLLALPAPPRLLALPAPPRRLALPVPTRLLALPVPARLLALPTPSRRLALPAPPRRLALPVPVRLHALPAPVQLPPVPPAPVQLPPVPPAPVQLPPVPPAPVQLPPVPPAPVQLPPVPPAPVQLPPVPPAPVQLPPVPPAPVQLPPVPPAPVQLPPVPPAPVQLPPVPPAPVQLPPVPPAPVQLPPVPPAPAQLLPVPPAPAQLPPASPVPAQLPPVPPAPAQLPPVPPAPVQLPLQPALLKPPALCLLQDHPWVIPPDPPWWSFPLLGTDSPAPPWLPAGVPDPLPDPDLALPSLPLFLLRSAPPLGTSLGASGSRSLEGG, from the coding sequence ATGGATTCAGCAGATAGCCTTATAGTGCGTATAAAACAAGGTAATCGCTCAATTGAGCGATATATCAAGGAGTTTTTGGAGCTAGCCCCGAAGAGCTCTCATAGTGACTTATTGCTTATGATGTTTTTCCGGGGAGGACTTTTGGATCCAGTCCGTTCCCAAATGCCACCGTATGAGGAGGACTGGAACCTGTATCGGTTCATTGAGGCAGCCTTATTGATCTCTGGCTCCCCTCTCTCTGTTGCCCTGAAAGAGGAGAAccctcaggagggaggcctgagTGAAGGGCAACAGAGAGGGATATTTTCGGGGCCAGCTGATTTGTCTAAGGGAAGGAGGAGAGAGGCTGGACTGGAGTTGCGGGCTTATCCGCGTCGGGCTGTTCGGAGACCACCCTTTTCGGAGCCTCTGGAGAGCCTGCTAGAACTGTGTGGaacgccagtgtcggctccagccccagaatgcccgccagtgtcggctccagctccAGAGCAAGATCCCTCTCCTGATCACAACACTCTCCCTTCTCAAACCACCAGACGAAGGAGGCACAGGAAGAGGACTGCCCATgtcccagagcgcccgccagtgtcggctccagccccagagcgcccgccagtgtcggctccagccccagagcgcccgccagtgtcggctccagccccagagcgcccgccagtgtcggctccagccccagagcgcccgccagtgtcggctccagccccagagcgcccgccagtgtcggctccagccccagagcgcccgccagtgtcggctccagccccagagcgcccgccagtgtcggctccagccccagagcgcccgccagtgtcggctccagccccagagcgcccgccagtgtcggctccagccccagagcgcccgccagtgtcggctccagccccagagcgcccgccagtgtcggctccagccccagagcgcccgccagtgtcggctccagccccagagcgcccgccagtgtcggctccagccccagagcgcccgccagtgtcggctccagccccagagcgcccgccagtgtcggctccagccccagagcgcccgccagtgtcggctccagccccagagcgcccgccagtgtcggctccagccccagagcgcccgccagtgtcggctccagccccagagcgcccgccagtgtcggctccagccccagagcgcccgccagtgtcggctccagccccagagcgcccgccagtgtcggctccagccccagagcgcccgccagtgtcggctccagccccagagcgcccgccagtgtcggctccagccccagagcgcccgccagtgtcggctccagccccagagcgcccgccagtgtcggctccagccccagagcgcccgccagtgtcggctccagccccagagcgcccgccagtgtcggctccagccccagagcgcccgccagtgtcggctccagccccagagcgcccgccagtgtcggctccagccccagagcgcccgccagtgtcggctccagccccagagcgcccgccagtgtcggctccagccccagagcgcccgccagtgtcggctccagccccagagcgcccgccagtgtcggctccagccccagagcgcccgccagtgtcggctccagccccagagcgcccgccagtgtcggctccagccccagagcgcccgccagtgtcggctccagccccagagcgcccgccagtgtcggctccagccccagagcgcccgccagtgtcggctccagccccagagcgcccgccagtgtcggctccagccccagagcgcccgccagtgtcggctccagccccagagcgcccgccagtgtcggctccagccccagagcgcccgccagtgtcggctccagccccagagcgcagtcCAATGCCAGTTCCAGTCTGGCTTCTGGCCTTACCGGCGCCACCcaagctcctcgccctgccggcgccacccaggctcctcgccctgccggcgccacccaggctcctcgccctgccggcgccacccaggctcctcgccctgccggcgccacccaggctcctcggcctgccggcgccacccaggctcctcggcctgccggcgccacccaggctcctcggcctgccggcgccacccaggctcctcggcctgccggcgccacccaggctcctcggcctgccggcgccacccaggctcctcggcctgccggcgccacccaggctcctcggcctgccggcgccacccaggctcctcggcctgccggcgccacccaggctcctcggcctgccggcgccacccaggctcctcggcctgccggcgccacccaggctcctcggcctgccggcgccacccaggctcctcggcctgccggcgccacccaggctcctcggcctgccggcgccacccaggctcctcgccctgccggcgccacccaggctcctcgccctgccggcgccacccaggctcctcgccctgccggcgccacccaggctcctcgccctgccggcgccacccaggctcctcgccctgccggcgccacccaggctcctcgccctgccggcgccacccaggctcctcgccctgtcggctccagccccagagcgcagttCAATGCCGGTTCCAGTCCGGCTCCTGGCTTTACCGGCGCCACTcaagctcctcgccctgccggcgccacccaggctcctcgccctgccggcaccacccagacgtcttgccctgccggtcccaacccggctcctcgccctgccggtcccagcccggctcctggcattaccaacgccatccagacgtcttgccctgccggcacctcccagacgtcttgccttgccggtcccagtccggctccatgccctgccggctccagtccagctgcctccagtcccgccggctccagtccagctgcctcctgtcccgccggctccagtccagctgcctcctgtcccgccggctccagtccagctgcctcctgtcccgccggctccagtccagctgcctcctgtcccgccggctccagtccagctgcctcctgtcccgccggctccagtccagctgcctcctgtcccgccggctccagtccagctgcctcctgtcccgccggctccagtccagctgcctcctgtcccgccggctccagtccagctgcctcctgtcccgccggctccagtccagctgcctccagttccgccggctccagtccagctgcctccagtcccgccggctcctgcccagctgcttccagtcccgccggctcctgcccagctgcctccagcctCGCCGGTtcctgcccagctgcctccagtcccgccggctcctgcccagctgcctccagttccGCCTGCTCCAGTCCAGTTGCCTCTCCAGCCGGCTCTCCTAAAACCCCCTGCCTTGTGTCTCCTGCAGGATCATCCATGGGTCATCCCTCCCGACCCTCCCTGGTGGTCCTTCCCACTACTTGGGACAGATTCACCGGCCCCACCCTGGCTTCCTGCTGGGGTGCCTGACCCACTGCCTGACCCTGATctggccctcccatccctccctttgtTCCTGCTCCGCTCCGCCCCCCCTCTTGGAACCAGTCTGGGAGCGTCTGGAAGCCGCTCTTTAGAGGGGGGGTAA
- the gal3st2 gene encoding galactose-3-O-sulfotransferase 2 isoform X1: MLPSQRISSRERRAFHWRTASPWTTCVRVACCSRLRFMWFALMVLTVLCVALQMLGVVRQARSSKVLKLVGEQLVQMPAEIHRPMKHKDWENLWSVSAVIVEEPVDQHPFIQKRENRGNREEEGTDQNNLSSSTKAAPPINVQKLQEVATNFPNQPQKPVFTKKPPRSDDSTDKPAVKSRADNSVTCQPKNHIVFLKTHKTASSTILNILYRYGDSHNLTFALPLNMHSQLFYPAFFATHFVEGVRTRSVKEFHILCNHMRFSSPEVRKLMPKDTFYFSILRNPVAMMESLFVYYKAIPAFRVFKNLEEFLIQDGRSYNASLPNNHYARNILTFDFGLDNTVPENDIEMEKHASKIIAAVERDFPLILISEYFDESLVLLKHALCWSLDDVSSFRLNSRSERSRRPLSPQTAERVKKWNSLDWRLYQHFNATFWKRIDSTIGRTELQKEVEFLRAKKKELESMCLQGGGAVDPAQVQDSSLKPFQYGAAVIQGYNLRVGLDNDTRQLCQRLITPELQYTSALYTKQFPQLAAARAAAAKKIAASRNIAAHRAVKRNIETNAHPAMANNTSHNNTNTADEHSLHVLANSIGHSVRQDNFDVHSVTKQYKEMKRNLHKHTTPKHFIKAHVHKQTQESALLR, from the exons ATGCTCCCGTCTCAGAGAATCTCGAGCCGCGAGAGAAGAGCGTTTCACTGGCGGACCGCCTCACCGTGGACCAC GTGTGTGAGAGTGGCGTGTTGCAGTCGCCTGCGGTTCATGTGGTTTGCTCTGATGGTTCTGACTGTCCTCTGTGTAGCTCTGCAGATGCTGGGAGTGGTCCGACAGGCCAG GAGCTCCAAAGTTTTGAAACTTGTTGGCGAGCAGCTGGTCCAAATGCCTGCTGAAATCCACAGGCCCATGAAACACAAAGACTGGGAAAACCTCTGGTCTGTCTCAGCCGTCATTGTTGAGGAGCCTGTAGACCAGCATCCATTCATCCAGAAGAGAGAAAACAGAGGCAACAGGGAAGAAGAGGGAACAGACCAAAATAATCTTTCAAGCTCTACCAAAGCAGCTCCaccaataaatgtgcaaaaactCCAAGAGGTGGCTACAAACTTTCCAAACCAGCCACAGAAGCCAGTTTTCACCAAAAAACCACCGCGCTCTGATGACAGCACTGATAAACCTGCAGTAAAATCACGTGCTGACAACAGTGTCACGTGTCAACCCAAAAATCATATTGTCTTCCTGAAGACGCACAAGACTGCAAGCAGCACCATTCTGAACATCCTCTATCGTTATGGGGACAGTCATAACCTGACCTTTGCCTTGCCGCTGAACATGCACAGCCAGCTGTTTTACCCAGCATTCTTTGCTACACATTTTGTGGAGGGTGTCAGGACTCGCAGCGTGAAAGAGTTTCACATCCTGTGCAATCATATGAGATTCAGCTCACCAGAG GTGAGGAAGCTGATGCCTAAAGACACGTTCTATTTTTCCATTCTGCGGAATCCTGTGGCGATGATGGAATCTCTGTTTGTTTACTACAAAGCCATTCCGGCATTCCGTGTTTTTAAAAACCTGGAGGAGTTTCTTATTCAGGATGGGCGGAGCTACAATGCTTCTCTGCCTAATAACCACTATGCACGTAACATTTTGACCTTTGACTTCGGCCTGGACAACACGGTCCCTGAGAATGACATAGAGATGGAAAAGCATGCCTCCAAAATCATCGCTGCCGTGGAGCGCGACTTTCCGCTGATCCTCATCTCAGAGTATTTCGACGAATCGCTAGTTCTTCTAAAACACGCCCTCTGCTGGTCACTGGATGATGTTTCGTCTTTCCGCCTCAACAGTCGCAGTGAACGCTCTCGCAGGCCTTTGAGTCCACAGACGGCAGAGCGAGTCAAAAAGTGGAATTCACTAGACTGGCGATTGTACCAGCACTTTAATGCCACTTTCTGGAAACGCATTGACTCTACCATCGGACGGACTGAGCTCCAAAAGGAAGTCGAATTTTTGAGGGCAAAAAAGAAGGAGCTTGAGAGCATGTGTTTACAGGGAGGAGGAGCTGTAGATCCTGCGCAGGTCCAGGATTCATCGCTGAAGCCCTTTCAGTATGGCGCAGCAGTTATTCAAGGTTATAACCTCCGGGTGGGGTTAGATAATGACACCCGTCAGCTTTGTCAGAGGTTGATTACACCTGAACTACAGTACACTTCGGCTCTGTACACCAAGCAGTTCCCTCAGCTTGCAGCCGCACGAGCCGCTGCTGCTAAAAAGAttgcggcctccagaaacatTGCAGCCCACAGAGCTGTTAAGCGCAACATTGAGACAAATGCGCATCCGGCAATGGCAAACAATACCTCACACAACAATACAAATACAGCTGATGAACATAGCTTACATGTTTTAGCTAATTCCATTGGTCATAGTGTAAGACAAGACAATTTCGATGTGCACAGTGTAACAAAACAgtataaagaaatgaaaagaaactTGCATAAACATACAACACCAAAACACTTTATAAAGGCACATGTACACAAGCAAACACAAGAATCTGCTTTATTgagatga
- the gal3st2 gene encoding galactose-3-O-sulfotransferase 2 isoform X2 yields MPAEIHRPMKHKDWENLWSVSAVIVEEPVDQHPFIQKRENRGNREEEGTDQNNLSSSTKAAPPINVQKLQEVATNFPNQPQKPVFTKKPPRSDDSTDKPAVKSRADNSVTCQPKNHIVFLKTHKTASSTILNILYRYGDSHNLTFALPLNMHSQLFYPAFFATHFVEGVRTRSVKEFHILCNHMRFSSPEVRKLMPKDTFYFSILRNPVAMMESLFVYYKAIPAFRVFKNLEEFLIQDGRSYNASLPNNHYARNILTFDFGLDNTVPENDIEMEKHASKIIAAVERDFPLILISEYFDESLVLLKHALCWSLDDVSSFRLNSRSERSRRPLSPQTAERVKKWNSLDWRLYQHFNATFWKRIDSTIGRTELQKEVEFLRAKKKELESMCLQGGGAVDPAQVQDSSLKPFQYGAAVIQGYNLRVGLDNDTRQLCQRLITPELQYTSALYTKQFPQLAAARAAAAKKIAASRNIAAHRAVKRNIETNAHPAMANNTSHNNTNTADEHSLHVLANSIGHSVRQDNFDVHSVTKQYKEMKRNLHKHTTPKHFIKAHVHKQTQESALLR; encoded by the exons ATGCCTGCTGAAATCCACAGGCCCATGAAACACAAAGACTGGGAAAACCTCTGGTCTGTCTCAGCCGTCATTGTTGAGGAGCCTGTAGACCAGCATCCATTCATCCAGAAGAGAGAAAACAGAGGCAACAGGGAAGAAGAGGGAACAGACCAAAATAATCTTTCAAGCTCTACCAAAGCAGCTCCaccaataaatgtgcaaaaactCCAAGAGGTGGCTACAAACTTTCCAAACCAGCCACAGAAGCCAGTTTTCACCAAAAAACCACCGCGCTCTGATGACAGCACTGATAAACCTGCAGTAAAATCACGTGCTGACAACAGTGTCACGTGTCAACCCAAAAATCATATTGTCTTCCTGAAGACGCACAAGACTGCAAGCAGCACCATTCTGAACATCCTCTATCGTTATGGGGACAGTCATAACCTGACCTTTGCCTTGCCGCTGAACATGCACAGCCAGCTGTTTTACCCAGCATTCTTTGCTACACATTTTGTGGAGGGTGTCAGGACTCGCAGCGTGAAAGAGTTTCACATCCTGTGCAATCATATGAGATTCAGCTCACCAGAG GTGAGGAAGCTGATGCCTAAAGACACGTTCTATTTTTCCATTCTGCGGAATCCTGTGGCGATGATGGAATCTCTGTTTGTTTACTACAAAGCCATTCCGGCATTCCGTGTTTTTAAAAACCTGGAGGAGTTTCTTATTCAGGATGGGCGGAGCTACAATGCTTCTCTGCCTAATAACCACTATGCACGTAACATTTTGACCTTTGACTTCGGCCTGGACAACACGGTCCCTGAGAATGACATAGAGATGGAAAAGCATGCCTCCAAAATCATCGCTGCCGTGGAGCGCGACTTTCCGCTGATCCTCATCTCAGAGTATTTCGACGAATCGCTAGTTCTTCTAAAACACGCCCTCTGCTGGTCACTGGATGATGTTTCGTCTTTCCGCCTCAACAGTCGCAGTGAACGCTCTCGCAGGCCTTTGAGTCCACAGACGGCAGAGCGAGTCAAAAAGTGGAATTCACTAGACTGGCGATTGTACCAGCACTTTAATGCCACTTTCTGGAAACGCATTGACTCTACCATCGGACGGACTGAGCTCCAAAAGGAAGTCGAATTTTTGAGGGCAAAAAAGAAGGAGCTTGAGAGCATGTGTTTACAGGGAGGAGGAGCTGTAGATCCTGCGCAGGTCCAGGATTCATCGCTGAAGCCCTTTCAGTATGGCGCAGCAGTTATTCAAGGTTATAACCTCCGGGTGGGGTTAGATAATGACACCCGTCAGCTTTGTCAGAGGTTGATTACACCTGAACTACAGTACACTTCGGCTCTGTACACCAAGCAGTTCCCTCAGCTTGCAGCCGCACGAGCCGCTGCTGCTAAAAAGAttgcggcctccagaaacatTGCAGCCCACAGAGCTGTTAAGCGCAACATTGAGACAAATGCGCATCCGGCAATGGCAAACAATACCTCACACAACAATACAAATACAGCTGATGAACATAGCTTACATGTTTTAGCTAATTCCATTGGTCATAGTGTAAGACAAGACAATTTCGATGTGCACAGTGTAACAAAACAgtataaagaaatgaaaagaaactTGCATAAACATACAACACCAAAACACTTTATAAAGGCACATGTACACAAGCAAACACAAGAATCTGCTTTATTgagatga